In Streptomyces qaidamensis, one DNA window encodes the following:
- the manA gene encoding mannose-6-phosphate isomerase, class I, with protein MDRLDNTIRPYAWGSPTAIPQLLGVEPTGEPQAEMWMGAHPGAPSRTDRGTLVEVVGADPEKELGPAAVAKFGPRLPFLLKLLAAGAPLSLQVHPDLVQAKEGYADEERRGIPVDAPHRNYKDANHKPELICALTEFDGLCGFRAPLEAAALLDDLGVDSLKPYVDLLHAHPEDAALREVLTAILSADPDEMARTVAEAAAACDRLGGAYAPYADIAHHYPGDPGVIAAMLLNHVRLQPGEALYLGAGIPHAYLNGLGVEIMANSDNVLRCGLTPKHVDVPELLRIVRFRAGDPGVLRPEASPDGEEVYETPIDEFRLSRYVLPEAGTARDLTRTTPQILLCTAGAVRAGEHDLTPGRSVFVPAGERVEVSGTGTVFRATVVA; from the coding sequence CCTCGACAACACCATCCGCCCCTACGCCTGGGGTTCCCCGACCGCCATCCCGCAGCTGCTCGGCGTCGAACCGACCGGCGAACCGCAGGCGGAGATGTGGATGGGCGCCCACCCCGGCGCGCCCTCGCGCACCGACCGGGGCACACTCGTCGAGGTCGTCGGCGCCGACCCGGAGAAGGAACTCGGCCCCGCCGCCGTCGCCAAGTTCGGCCCCCGGCTGCCCTTCCTCCTCAAGCTCCTCGCCGCGGGCGCCCCGCTCTCCCTCCAGGTCCACCCCGACCTCGTCCAGGCGAAGGAGGGCTACGCGGACGAGGAGCGGCGGGGCATCCCCGTGGACGCACCGCACCGCAACTACAAGGACGCCAACCACAAGCCCGAACTGATCTGCGCCCTCACCGAGTTCGACGGCCTGTGCGGCTTCCGTGCCCCGCTGGAGGCCGCCGCCCTCCTCGACGACCTCGGAGTCGACTCCCTCAAGCCCTACGTCGACCTGCTCCACGCCCACCCCGAGGACGCCGCTCTGCGCGAGGTCCTCACGGCGATCCTCTCCGCCGACCCCGACGAGATGGCCCGCACCGTCGCGGAAGCGGCCGCCGCCTGCGACCGCCTCGGCGGCGCCTACGCCCCCTACGCCGACATCGCCCACCACTACCCGGGCGACCCCGGCGTCATCGCCGCGATGCTGCTGAACCACGTCAGGCTCCAGCCCGGCGAGGCCCTCTACCTCGGCGCCGGCATCCCGCACGCCTACCTGAACGGCCTCGGCGTGGAGATCATGGCCAACTCCGACAACGTCCTGCGCTGCGGCCTGACCCCCAAGCACGTCGACGTCCCCGAACTCCTGCGCATCGTCCGCTTCCGAGCCGGCGACCCCGGCGTCCTGCGCCCCGAGGCCTCCCCGGACGGCGAGGAGGTCTACGAGACCCCCATCGACGAGTTCCGCCTCTCCCGCTACGTCCTGCCCGAAGCCGGCACCGCCCGCGACCTCACCCGCACGACCCCCCAGATCCTGCTCTGCACGGCCGGCGCCGTCCGGGCGGGCGAGCACGACCTGACCCCCGGCCGGTCCGTCTTCGTACCGGCCGGCGAAAGGGTTGAAGTGTCCGGAACGGGAACGGTCTTCCGGGCCACGGTCGTCGCCTGA